The Candidatus Aenigmatarchaeota archaeon genome has a window encoding:
- a CDS encoding type II/IV secretion system ATPase subunit produces MPCEYTFKNNILKIDCMKCIYSSSIEDFPQCMSAVINHLMAVKDANAIILVKDREYEYDFEQTQMLVEIARAIERSTRDLKTTSYGNLVTTKCDRCVSERLDFLRNLVLIKLKSDPVGAYVKLIRKIRHLKVLSERTKGICKDCYAHYLNNALIPLRDLLEETKLIRKAQDLLPGYKVGERTIYRQLFIPSVRPRFTYTKYMATPPDQSELIDSYKVTDAKVEIYRIPREVRCLYQLVPIEFRLEEDEYNLLDKARRYMANHRPMEREELASEEVRQSFYNIGLDMLREIASQDNMTLEDDRLKIIARVLVRYTAGIGILELILSDDNVQDVYVNAPPGTSPIYLLHGKFGECRTNIVLTPEDAELLATRLRLSSGRPLDEANPVLDTELSIPGGRARICAIMQSLSPGGLGFALRRHRERPWTMPLFLTQKMMTPLAAGLLWFIVDGGRTLLVGGTRSAGKTSLLAAIITQIMKNKRIISVEDTLELPLTKFRELGYNVTRLKSRSVITMVETELPAEEALRVSLRLGDSCLIIGEVRSKEALALYEAMRIGAMANVVAGTIHGDSAFGLFDRVVNDLKVPPTSFKATDLVVINNSLKSADGMRSFRRTVEITEVRKHWQSDPAKEKGFINLMEYNAKTDELEPTPTLLAGESELINSIARNVKEWRNEWDSVWGNITLRANVMKTVADMAIQTNNPELMEANTVVLSNNMFHIMSENVKKETGTLDTKEIYQRWLAWFKEYIKTEGHGVNPLTENPFE; encoded by the coding sequence ATGCCCTGCGAGTACACTTTCAAAAACAATATTCTTAAAATCGACTGCATGAAGTGCATCTACAGCTCTTCCATAGAGGACTTCCCCCAATGCATGTCCGCCGTAATAAACCACCTAATGGCAGTAAAGGATGCAAATGCAATCATACTTGTAAAGGACAGGGAATACGAGTACGACTTTGAGCAGACCCAGATGCTTGTCGAAATCGCAAGGGCAATCGAAAGGTCGACCCGCGACCTCAAGACTACTTCTTATGGAAACCTTGTGACAACCAAGTGCGACAGGTGCGTTTCCGAGCGGCTGGATTTTCTCCGAAACCTCGTGCTGATAAAGCTGAAGTCCGACCCGGTAGGCGCTTATGTAAAGCTAATACGAAAAATACGCCATCTGAAAGTCCTCTCTGAAAGGACAAAAGGAATATGCAAAGATTGCTATGCCCACTACCTTAATAATGCGCTCATTCCTCTAAGAGACCTCCTCGAGGAGACAAAGCTCATAAGAAAAGCCCAGGACCTTCTTCCTGGCTACAAGGTAGGCGAGAGGACTATCTACCGGCAGCTATTCATACCTTCAGTAAGGCCGAGGTTCACCTACACGAAATACATGGCAACGCCTCCCGACCAGTCGGAGCTTATTGACAGCTACAAGGTAACTGACGCAAAAGTCGAGATATATAGAATACCCCGGGAAGTGAGGTGCCTTTACCAGCTCGTGCCAATAGAATTCCGGCTTGAGGAGGACGAATACAATCTTCTCGACAAGGCAAGGAGGTACATGGCAAACCACCGCCCAATGGAGCGTGAAGAGCTTGCTTCCGAAGAGGTAAGGCAAAGCTTCTACAACATCGGGCTTGACATGCTCAGGGAAATCGCGTCACAGGACAACATGACTTTGGAAGATGACCGCCTCAAGATTATTGCAAGGGTTCTTGTCAGGTACACTGCAGGAATCGGGATACTGGAGCTTATACTTTCTGACGACAACGTGCAGGATGTTTACGTAAACGCCCCGCCAGGCACTTCTCCAATCTACCTTCTGCACGGAAAGTTCGGCGAATGCAGGACAAACATCGTTCTCACTCCCGAAGACGCAGAGCTTCTCGCCACCCGCCTTCGCCTTTCCTCCGGCCGGCCGCTTGATGAGGCAAACCCTGTTCTCGACACTGAGCTTTCCATCCCCGGCGGCCGGGCAAGGATTTGCGCGATAATGCAGTCGCTATCCCCGGGGGGCCTTGGCTTTGCGCTAAGGCGGCACCGTGAAAGGCCCTGGACAATGCCGCTTTTCCTTACGCAGAAGATGATGACTCCCCTTGCCGCAGGCCTATTATGGTTTATTGTCGACGGCGGAAGGACTCTACTTGTTGGTGGAACCAGAAGCGCCGGAAAAACCTCTCTTTTGGCGGCTATCATCACGCAGATAATGAAAAACAAAAGGATAATCTCTGTCGAGGACACGCTTGAGCTTCCCCTCACCAAATTCAGGGAGCTTGGCTACAATGTCACCCGGCTCAAATCAAGGTCAGTAATTACTATGGTTGAAACAGAGCTCCCTGCAGAAGAAGCCCTTCGAGTATCGCTTCGTCTTGGAGACTCCTGCCTTATTATCGGTGAGGTAAGAAGCAAGGAGGCCCTGGCCCTTTACGAGGCAATGCGTATCGGCGCTATGGCTAACGTCGTTGCAGGAACCATCCACGGCGACAGCGCATTCGGGCTCTTCGACAGGGTCGTTAACGACCTAAAAGTCCCGCCCACTTCATTTAAGGCAACTGACCTGGTGGTAATCAACAACTCGCTGAAATCCGCTGACGGGATGAGGTCATTCAGGAGGACTGTCGAGATAACCGAGGTCCGAAAGCACTGGCAGTCCGACCCCGCAAAGGAAAAAGGGTTCATAAACCTGATGGAGTACAATGCAAAGACCGACGAGCTTGAGCCGACGCCGACCCTTCTTGCAGGCGAAAGCGAGCTTATAAACTCAATCGCCCGAAACGTAAAGGAGTGGAGAAACGAGTGGGATTCTGTCTGGGGAAACATTACCTTGAGGGCAAACGTGATGAAAACCGTTGCCGATATGGCAATCCAGACAAACAACCCGGAGCTTATGGAGGCAAACACGGTAGTGCTCTCCAACAACATGTTTCACATCATGAGCGAGAATGTAAAGAAAGAGACCGGAACGCTTGACACAAAGGAGATTTACCAAAGGTGGCTTGCCTGGTTCAAGGAGTATATAAAAACTGAAGGGCATGGCGTAAATCCCCTTACTGAAAACCCCTTTGAATAG
- a CDS encoding PKD domain-containing protein, with product MGSMKGGMLEWVIGPPLLVFIGIFILSMIGAAYVRTLAAGPPIEVQTYAEYRWMNILPSSALSVLTANEYSQEALEALALCKEVTTPLILPRARFIEYFSGNDEINAASLGALDRQLQVLESSYNRGSEVKREFKMIKDSQGLVLVYGLDRMLSDAESGYGSLVTVYPEDYPYKCSQMGLPVFSNEEENARVSVVVCCLDIRGCSDYFATPGRDECSPKDPCGVGPCRIIQPVGEERACVFNAPPKVTFAMRILGDTAWREGEKFSLEFAKGTEKTVEFQATALEDSSVKFITLDYGDSVPESRTGNTPPAAGTPISPETYSFSHTYQNPGTYTAKLRIEDDGGNVVVRDMELEIDSI from the coding sequence ATGGGCTCTATGAAGGGCGGCATGCTTGAATGGGTGATTGGCCCTCCTCTTCTGGTGTTTATAGGCATATTTATCCTCTCGATGATAGGCGCGGCGTATGTACGCACTCTGGCGGCGGGACCTCCAATAGAAGTACAGACTTATGCAGAGTACAGGTGGATGAATATTTTACCCTCTTCTGCCCTTTCCGTGCTTACCGCTAATGAGTATTCCCAGGAGGCGCTTGAGGCGCTTGCTCTTTGCAAGGAGGTAACCACGCCGCTGATACTTCCCAGAGCGCGATTTATCGAATATTTTTCGGGAAATGATGAAATAAACGCCGCTTCTTTGGGGGCGCTGGACAGGCAGCTTCAGGTTTTGGAGAGCTCTTATAACCGCGGCTCTGAGGTTAAGCGGGAATTCAAAATGATAAAGGATTCTCAGGGGCTTGTTTTGGTTTATGGCCTTGACCGGATGCTTTCTGACGCTGAATCGGGATATGGGTCGCTTGTGACAGTTTATCCGGAGGACTACCCCTACAAGTGCTCTCAGATGGGCCTTCCGGTTTTCTCGAACGAGGAGGAAAACGCAAGGGTTTCCGTGGTTGTCTGCTGCCTGGATATAAGGGGCTGCTCAGATTATTTTGCAACTCCCGGAAGGGACGAGTGCAGCCCAAAAGACCCCTGCGGCGTTGGCCCCTGCAGAATCATCCAGCCGGTTGGAGAGGAGAGAGCGTGCGTCTTCAATGCCCCGCCCAAGGTGACCTTTGCCATGCGGATTTTGGGAGATACCGCATGGAGGGAAGGGGAGAAATTTTCGCTTGAGTTTGCAAAAGGCACGGAGAAAACAGTTGAGTTTCAGGCAACAGCGCTTGAAGACTCATCCGTGAAATTTATCACTCTTGATTATGGGGATAGTGTTCCGGAATCCAGGACAGGAAACACTCCTCCGGCTGCAGGAACTCCCATAAGCCCGGAAACTTATAGCTTTTCGCACACCTACCAGAACCCCGGCACTTACACGGCAAAACTCAGGATTGAGGATGACGGCGGGAATGTAGTGGTTCGCGATATGGAGCTTGAGATTGATTCAATATGA